The proteins below come from a single Alnus glutinosa chromosome 9, dhAlnGlut1.1, whole genome shotgun sequence genomic window:
- the LOC133877552 gene encoding multiple C2 domain and transmembrane region protein 5: MQKPPQLQDFALKETSPKIGAGAITGDKLSCTYDLVEQMQYLYVRVVKAKELPGKDVTGSCDPYVEVKLGNYKGVTKHFEKKSNPEWNQVFAFSKERIQASLLEVVVKDKDVVLDEFMGKVMFDLNDIPKRVPPDSPLAPQWYRLEDRRGDKVKGELMLAVWMGTQADEAFPDAWHSDAATVGPDGVANIRSKVYLSPRLWYVRVNVIEAQDLLPNDKSRYPEVFVKVILGNQALRTRTSQSKSINPIWNEDLLFVVAEPFEERLILTVEDRVGSNKDDTLGKCLIPLQNVQRRLDHKPVISRWFNLEKHIVVEGEKKKETKFASRIHLRISLDGGYHVLDESTHYSSDLRPTAKQLWKSNIGILELGVISARGLMPMKTKDGRGTTDAYCVAKYGQKWVRTRTIVDSFLPKWNEQYIWEVYDPCTVITIGVFDNGHIHGGDKAGGAKDSKIGKVRIRLSTLEADRVYTHSYPLLVLQSSGVKKTGEIELAVRFTCSSLFNMLHLYSHPLLPKMHYIHPLSVIQLDSLRHQAMQIVSMRLSRAEPPLRKEVVAYMLDVDSHMWSMRRSKANFFRIMGVLSGLIAVGKWFDSICNWKNPLTTILIHILFIILILYPELILPTIFLYLFLIGIWNFRWRSRHPPHMDTRLSHADVVHPDELDEEFDTFPTSRSSDMVRMRYDRLRSIGGRVQTVVGDLATQGERFQSLLSWRDPRATTLFVTFCFIAAIVLYVTPFQVVALLIGLYVLRHPRFRHKLPSVPLNFFRRLPARSDSML, translated from the coding sequence ATGCAGAAGCCTCCGCAACTTCAAGATTTTGCTCTTAAGGAGACCTCACCCAAGATTGGCGCGGGTGCCATCACGGGTGATAAGCTCTCCTGCACCTATGATCTTGTTGAGCAAATGCAGTACCTTTATGTCCGTGTTGTCAAAGCGAAGGAATTACCTGGAAAAGATGTTACTGGTAGTTGTGATCCCTATGTTGAAGTGAAACTTGGAAATTATAAGGGAGTTACTAAACATTTTGAGAAGAAGTCCAACCCTGAATGGAATCAGGTTTTCGCCTTCTCAAAAGAACGAATCCAAGCTTCACTTTTGGAAGTGGTGGTGAAAGACAAGGATGTTGTGCTAGATGAGTTCATGGGCAAGGTTATGTTTGATCTCAATGACATCCCGAAACGTGTTCCACCGGATAGCCCATTGGCGCCGCAGTGGTATAGACTGGAGGACCGGAGGGGGGATAAGGTTAAGGGAGAGCTGATGCTAGCTGTTTGGATGGGAACTCAAGCGGATGAGGCGTTTCCTGATGCATGGCATTCAGATGCTGCAACTGTTGGCCCTGATGGTGTTGCAAACATTCGATCAAAGGTGTATCTTTCCCCGAGGCTTTGGTATGTGAGGGTCAATGTGATTGAAGCTCAGGACTTGCTACCCAACGATAAAAGTAGGTACCCAGAAGTTTTTGTGAAGGTTATCCTTGGAAACCAGGCATTGAGGACTAGAACATCACAAAGTAAGAGTATCAATCCCATATGGAATGAGGACTTACTGTTTGTTGTTGCTGAACCGTTTGAGGAACGCTTGATTCTGACTGTGGAAGATAGGGTGGGATCAAACAAGGATGATACCTTGGGGAAGTGTTTGATTCCTTTACAGAATGTACAGAGGAGGTTAGACCATAAGCCTGTAATCTCTAGGTGGTTTAATCTTGAGAAGCATATAGTTGTAGAAggggagaagaagaaggagactAAATTTGCCAGTAGGATTCATTTGAGGATCTCCTTGGATGGTGGGTACCATGTTTTGGATGAATCTACACACTATAGTAGTGATCTAAGGCCAACAGCAAAGCAATTGTGGAAGTCCAACATTGGGATTCTGGAACTGGGGGTTATAAGTGCTCGGGGGTTGATGCCAATGAAGACAAAAGATGGTCGAGGAACCACAGATGCTTATTGTGTAGCTAAATATGGGCAGAAATGGGTCCGAACAAGGACAATTGTGGATAGCTTTTTGCCAAAGTGGAATGAACAATACATTTGGGAGGTTTACGACCCATGTACTGTCATTACAATAGGAGTTTTTGATAATGGTCATATACATGGGGGAGATAAAGCTGGAGGGGCGAAGGATTCGAAAATTGGGAAGGTAAGGATTCGGCTATCAACCCTTGAAGCTGACAGAGTTTACACGCACTCATATCCCCTTCTGGTCCTGCAATCTTCAGGGGTGAAGAAGACGGGTGAAATTGAGTTGGCTGTGAGATTCACATGTTCAtctttgtttaacatgttgcaTCTGTATTCACACCCGTTGTTGCCAAAAATGCACTACATTCATCCCCTGTCTGTAATTCAGCTTGATAGCTTGAGGCACCAGGCTATGCAAATTGTCTCCATGAGGCTGAGCCGTGCTGAACCACCTTTGAGGAAAGAGGTGGTGGCATACATGCTGGATGTGGATTCACATATGTGGAGTATGAGGAGGAGCAAAGCCAACTTTTTCAGAATCATGGGAGTTCTAAGTGGGTTGATTGCAGTTGGAAAATGGTTTGATTCTATCTGCAATTGGAAGAACCCTCTCACAACCATTTTGATTCACATCCTTTTCATTATATTGATCCTTTATCCAGAGCTTATACTTCCAACTATCTTTCTGTACCTTTTCTTGATTGGAATTTGGAACTTCCGATGGCGATCACGACACCCTCCTCACATGGACACCCGGCTGTCCCATGCTGATGTTGTTCATCCTGATGAACTAGATGAAGAGTTTGATACATTCCCTACTTCCCGGTCATCGGATATGGTTAGGATGAGATATGATCGACTGAGAAGTATTGGAGGGAGGGTTCAGACTGTGGTTGGTGACCTGGCTACTCAAGGGGAAAGGTTTCAGTCTCTGCTGAGCTGGAGAGACCCAAGAGCAACCACTCTGTTCGTTACCTTCTGTTTCATTGCTGCCATTGTTCTCTATGTTACTCCTTTCCAAGTTGTGGCCCTTCTCATAGGACTTTATGTATTAAGGCATCCCAGGTTCCGCCACAAACTTCCTTCAGTTCCACTCAACTTCTTTAGAAGGTTGCCTGCAAGATCGGACAGCATGCTGTAA
- the LOC133877661 gene encoding uncharacterized protein LOC133877661: MDPKNLIENQFFKLHPCLPVNTRIGIVGAGPSGLSAAYALVKLGYNNVTVLEKYHTVGGMCESVKIEGKIYDLGGQVLAANSSPVIFHLAKETGSELEEMDSHKLALIDSSTGEFKDIKVADDYVSMMSLTLELQEKAKDSGRIGVHAVSEFASELTPAYLEGHGLKSVPKSVAYGYTASGYGFVQDIPYAYIHEFTRTSMAGKIRRFKDGYTSLWEKISESLPIEVYCNTEVLEVRGNSNGVTVDVKNCGEVKSMEFDKIIISGSFPLKNGSTYRSPISNTTGVVQ, encoded by the exons ATGGACCCAAAAAATTTGATAGAAAATCAATTCTTCAAACTGCATCCATGCCTGCCTGTGAACACAAGAATTGGGATTGTAGGTGCTGGTCCAAGTGGCTTATCAGCTGCTTATGCACTGGTAAAGCTTGGTTACAATAATGTGACTGTGTTAGAGAAGTACCATACTGTTGGAGGCATGTGTGAATCAGTCAAGATTGAAG GAAAAATCTATGATTTGGGTGGTCAAGTTCTTGCTGCAAATAGCTCCCCTGTCATCTTTCACTTGGCGAAAGAGACTGGGTCTGAACTAGAAGAAATGGACTCTCACAAGCTTGCCCTCATTGACAGCTCTACAGGGGAGTTTAAAGATATTAAAGTGGCAGATGATTACGTATCTATGATGTCACTGACCTTGGAACTTCAG GAAAAGGCAAAGGACTCGGGTCGAATTGGTGTCCATGCTGTAAGTGAATTTGCTTCAGAATTGACCCCTGCATACCTTGAGGGTCATGGACTCAAATCTGTTCCTAAATCTGTGGCTTATGGATACACTGCTTCTGGGTATGGATTTGTTCAAGACATTCCTTATGCCTATATTCATGAGTTCACTCGTACTTCCATGGCTGGGAAGATTCGGCGATTCAAAGATGGATATACAAGTCTATGGGAGAAGATCAGTGAATCACTTCCAATAGAAGTTTACTGCAACACTGAAGTATTGGAAGTCAGAGGCAACTCTAATGGTGTCACTGTTGATGTCAAAAATTGTGGAGAAGTCAAAAGTATGGAGTTTGATAAGATCATCATATCTGGTtcttttcctttgaaaaatGGAAGCACTTACAGATCACCAATCTCAAATACTACAg GAGTTGTTCAGTAA
- the LOC133878169 gene encoding uncharacterized protein LOC133878169 yields the protein MPLGFYYFGEYMDDPATIGHPVAMQRFYADTDIFLFWSYGNSVDIMGPMVTELAVNAVKNMGGEVEKVVLQRRFKYFPHVRSQDMKDGFYEKLESELQGLKNTYYVGGLMAFELTERNSSYAMALICKHFANNNSLPTFPYVKTLFPLQEKCWKSPIELEEFPGVEFPHFFSLDGYLKHWGTHGVTQNKTLYTWINEEGVAMCQRTYGELHANASCIAQKLLTSRKPVIKPGDRVLLIHVPGLDFIDAFFGCLRAKILPVPVLPPDPLQRGGQALLKIENIAKSCGAVAILSTIGYHSAVRAGSVKNLISLTGKNGKSTARWPNLPWLHTDSWIKSFSKNLVSEDLADQSEPQSSDLCFLQFTSGSTGDAKGVMITHGGLIHNVKLMRRRYKSTSKTVLVSWLPQYHDMGLIGGLFTALVSGGCAILFSPLTFIKNPLLWLETISKYQATHTAGPNFAFELVIRRLEYSDKDKVHKYDLSSMIFLMVAAEPVRQKTLKRFVELTRPFGLSQEVMAPGYGLAENCVFVSCAFGVGNPIVIDWQGRVCCGYVDPNDADVDIRIVNAETGDELEEDGHEGEIWISSPSAGIGYWGREELSHITFRNELQNHPGRKYTRTGDLGRVIDRKLFITGRIKDLIIVAGRNIYSADVEKTVESSSELIRPGCCAVIGVPEEILEAKGISVPDGSDQVGLVVIAEVKDGKPVGKDVVEQVQARVAEEHGISVASVKLIKPRTISKTTSGKIKRFECLKQFADGTLNLVPEPILSKRTLVRSFTTGTCKEGKTPRPELVRSSLLPSPPKLSNKEIVEFLKCLVSEQTGIPIKNISAAENLVSYGIDSVGVVRAAQKLSDFLGVPVGAVDIFTATCISDLASFSENLLMKFQPQLMSCPSETPETEIDSAKLVMEISKSRQLGIWLFQLLALIYVSAMLVFPAYLSISAFISSISAIHMAIDGIPWLHCLISLTLAPLAWILCILSTCICIAFFGNSFLRPNYALTTEIPICSMDFVKWWALYKVQEVSSKVLAVHLRGTVFLNYWFEMLGARIGSSVLLDTVDITDPSLVSIGDGVVIAEGALVQSHEVKNGVLSFLPIRIGRNSSIGPYAIIQKGSVLGEEAEVPPLQKFGGGKPLFKSAKANNVQKGPVATNVASKTQTEAIYHFVGIYLVGLLSSLSAAIIYFVYIWLSQKPLSLQSFTFICIAGSFHWIPFTIIAYCLMFAQVPSKSTNFAVTIASAYLLHGMILSLLTSALTRLLSCKQETKQSHLITWLRHRITIACHLRFTKLLSGTEAFCMYLRLLGAKIGKHCSIRAINPVSDPQLISIGAGVHLGDFSRIIAGFYSSSGFTSGEIEVHDNSVIGSQSLILPGSVVQNDVILGALSIAPMNSVLQKGGVYIGSQTPVMIKNTMHGLDERIEEMDLKYKKIVGNLAANLAATTLKVKTRYFHRIGVSGKGFLKIYDNIKGLPNHKIFCPGKSYPVIVRHSNSLSADDDARIDARGAAVRILSDKSGGHSPLLDLTLKTGKAFYARTIADFATWLVCGLAAREEHVKRVPHVRDAVWTSLRRADSYAELHYYSNICRLFRFTDGQEMYVKFKLRPYDETISEDFGKVEPIGILPPETGAIPRDDNDTRPLLFLAEDFQRRVSSPSGVHYIFQLQVRPVPHDEATRDIALDCTKPWDEAEFPYINLGEISIDQNLSKEESQGLEFNPFIRCHEVDVIRASSCSQSASIDHGRSLVYEICQQLRNGKPLPESWRIFLEQSDVKVDLSGCPMAAALEKKDIKTVTLARTWYQTLWAIFAQPLLQIVLPYFMMGLVIFTPLSWVMNLKDAKKLPLHWLLPFFWVCSGFLAGLACVVAKWVLVGKKKEGETILIWSTRVFMDTIWQAFRTLAGDYFMEMTSGSMLFALWMKLMGSDIDLDQGAYVDSMGALLNPEMMEIERGGCVGREALLFGHIYDGEGGKVIFGKIKIGEGGFVGSRAVAMPGVRVEDGGNLSALSLAMKEEIVKSR from the exons ATGCCTCTCGGGTTTTATTACTTTGGTGAATATATGGATGACCCTGCAACAATTGGCCATCCGGTGGCAATGCAGAGATTCTATGCTGACActgatatatttttgttctgGTCTTATGGCAACTCCGTTGATATTATGGGGCCAATGGTCACTGAGCTTGCAGTCAATGCAGTTAAAAATATGGGGGGAGAAGTAGAGAAGGTGGTTCTTCAAAGGCGATTTAAATACTTTCCTCATGTTCGCAGCCAAG ATATGAAGGACGGATTTTATGAGAAACTGGAATCTGAACTTCAGGGATTGAAGAACACATACTATGTAGGTGGGCTCATGGCATTTGAGCTTACAGAGAGAAATTCATCATATGCCATGGCTTTAATCTGCAAGCACTTCGCAAATAACAATTCCTTGCCAACGTTTCCTTATGTTAAG actCTCTTTCCCTTGCAAGAAAAATGCTGGAAGAGTCCAATTGAATTAGAAGAATTTCCAGGAGTAgaatttcctcattttttttcccttgacGGCTATTTGAAGCACTGGGGAACTCATGGAGTCACTCAAAACAAAACCCTCTATACTTGGATTAATGAAGAAGGGGTGGCGATGTGCCAAAGGACTTATGGAGAACTTCATGCCAATGCTTCTTGCATTGCTCAGAAGCTCCTGACCAGTCGAAAACCGGTTATCAAGCCTGGTGACAGAGTTCTCCTAATCCATGTCCCAGGTCTGGACTTCATTGATGCCTTCTTTGGATGCCTAAGAGCTAAAATCTTACCAGTCCCAGTCCTTCCCCCGGATCCTTTGCAAAGAGGTGGGCAAGCgcttttgaaaattgaaaacattGCTAAATCATGTGGTGCAGTGGCAATTCTGTCAACCATTGGTTATCACTCAGCAGTTCGGGCAGGTTCTGTGAAGAATCTGATCTCTTTGACAGGAAAGAATGGGAAATCCACAGCTCGCTGGCCTAATCTTCCATGGTTGCACACAGATTCTTGGATTAAAAGCTTCTCCAAGAACCTGGTTTCAGAAGATCTAGCTGATCAATCTGAACCTCAGTCAAGTGATCTATGTTTTCTGCAATTCACTTCAGGTTCAACTGGTGATGCCAAAGGCGTCATGATAACTCATGGTGGGCTCATTCATAACGTGAAGTTGATGCGAAGGAGATATAAGAGCACCTCGAAGACTGTACTAGTAAGCTGGCTTCCCCAATACCATGACATGGGATTGATTGGAGGACTATTTACAGCTCTTGTTAGTGGTGGATGTGCAATTCTATTTTCACCATTGACATTTATCAAGAACCCACTCTTATGGCTTGAAACCATTAGCAAATATCAGGCTACTCACACTGCTGGCCCCAATTTTGCTTTTGAGCTAGTGATTCGAAGACTGGAGTACTCTGACAAAGATAAGGTTCACAAATATGACCTTTCTTCCATGATTTTTCTAATGGTTGCTGCTGAACCAGTGAGGCAGAAAACTCTAAAAAGATTTGTTGAACTTACCCGTCCTTTTGGCCTCTCTCAAGAGGTGATGGCTCCTGGGTATGGCTTGGcagaaaattgtgtttttgtaAGTTGTGCATTTGGGGTAGGGAACCCCATTGTCATAGACTGGCAAGGGAGAGTTTGTTGTGGGTATGTGGATCCAAATGATGCAGATGTTGACATCAGAATAGTCAATGCAGAGACTGGTGACGAACTTGAAGAAGATGGACACGAAGGAGAGATATGGATTAGTAGTCCAAGTGCCGGAATCGGCTACTGGGGTAGGGAAGAATTGAGCCATATAACTTTCAGAAATGAGCTTCAGAATCATCCCGGACGTAAATACACTAGAACTGGAGACTTGGGACGAGTCATTGACAGAAAGTTGTTCATTACTGGAAGAATTAAGGATCTTATCATTGTAGCTGGAAGAAACATTTACTCAGCAGATGTAGAAAAGACAGTTGAAAGCTCATCTGAACTTATACGCCCAGGTTGTTGTGCTGTCATTGGCGTTCCTGAGGAAATCCTAGAGGCGAAAGGGATTTCAGTTCCTGATGGGTCTGACCAGGTAGGTTTAGTTGTGATTGCAGAGGTTAAGGATGGTAAACCTGTTGGCAAGGACGTTGTAGAACAAGTTCAAGCCCGTGTTGCAGAAGAACATGGAATCAGTGTTGCTTCAGTCAAGCTGATTAAGCCCAGAACCATCAGTAAAACAACGTCTGGAAAAATAAAGAGGTTTGAATGTCTGAAACAGTTTGCTGATGGAACTCTAAACTTGGTACCAGAACCAATATTGTCAAAAAGAACGTTGGTCCGCTCTTTCACTACAGGAACTTGTAAGGAGGGAAAAACACCTCGGCCTGAGCTAGTGAGAAGTTCTCTTCTACCAAGCCCCCCAAAGCTGAGTAACAAGgagatagtggagttcctgaaATGCCTAGTTTCCGAGCAAACAGGTATTCCAATTAAGAACATCTCTGCCGCAGAGAATCTCGTGTCTTATGGAATTGATTCGGTTGGAGTGGTCAGAGCGGCTCAAAAACTTTCAGATTTTCTAGGAGTGCCAGTTGGGGCTGTAGATATCTTCACTGCAACCTGCATTTCAGACTTGGCAAGCTTCTCAGAAAATTTACTAATGAAGTTTCAACCGCAACTCATGAGCTGTCCATCTGAGACTCCAGAAACTGAGATTGATTCCGCCAAGCTTGTGATGGAGATATCGAAGTCCCGGCAATTGGGTATCTGGTTGTTCCAACTTCTGGCTCTTATATATGTTTCTGCCATGCTGGTCTTTCCTGCTTATTTATCAATATCTGCCTTTATAAGTTCCATTTCGGCGATCCATATGGCAATAGATGGAATTCCCTGGTTGCATTGTTTGATTTCCCTGACTTTAGCTCCTCTTGCTTGGATCCTTTGCATATTATCCACATGCATTTGCATTGCCTTCTTTGGAAATTCTTTCTTAAGACCAAACTATGCCTTGACCACTGAAATTCCCATCTGCTCAATGGATTTTGTTAAGTGGTGGGCACTTTACAAAGTCCAAGAAGTTTCTTCCAAAGTTCTGGCAGTACATCTGAGAGGAACAGTGTTTCTCAATTACTGGTTTGAGATGCTTGGAGCAAGAATTGGATCCTCAGTGCTGCTTGATACTGTTGACATCACAGACCCATCTCTGGTTTCCATTGGAGATGGAGTTGTGATTGCAGAAGGGGCTTTGGTCCAAAGCCATGAGGTAAAGAATGGAGTCTTGAGCTTCCTCCCAATCAGAATCGGTCGAAATTCTTCAATTGGCCCTTATGCTATAATCCAGAAAGGAAGTGTTTTGGGAGAAGAGGCTGAGGTACCACCGTTGCAAAAGTTTGGCGGAGGCAAACCTCTATTTAAATCTGCTAAGGCTAACAATGTTCAGAAG GGTCCAGTAGCAACAAATGTTGCCAGTAAAACTCAAACTGAGGCCATTTACCACTTTGTCGGCATCTATTTAGTTGGTTTACTCAGCTCTCTCTCAGCAGCTATTATCTACTTTGTCTACATTTGGCTATCTCAAAAGCCTCTTTCTCTTCAATCCTTCACATTTATTTGCATAGCTGGAAGCTTCCACTGGATTCCATTCACAATCATTGCATATTGCTTGATGTTTGCTCAGGTCCCTTCAAAGTCGACTAACTTTGCCGTCACAATTGCCAGTGCATACTTACTTCATGGCATGATACTCAGCCTACTCACAAGTGCTTTAACTCGGTTACTAAGTTgtaaacaagaaacaaaacagTCCCACTTGATAACTTGGCTTCGCCACCGAATTACCATAGCCTGCCACCTCAGATTTACCAAGCTCCTATCCGGAACAGAGGCATTCTGCATGTACTTACGCCTTTTGGGTGCAAAAATAGGCAAGCATTGTTCTATCAGAGCCATCAACCCAGTTTCAGACCCGCAGCTAATTTCAATAGGCGCTGGAGTCCATCTTGGTGATTTCAGCAGGATCATTGCCGGGTTTTATTCTTCCAGTGGGTTTACTAGTGGGGAAATTGAGGTGCATGATAATTCAGTTATTGGGAGTCAAAGCCTAATCCTACCTGGTTCAGTTGTTCAAAATGATGTTATTCTTGGTGCACTTTCTATTGCTCCAATGAATTCAGTACTCCAAAAGGGTGGTGTTTACATTGGGTCTCAAACTCCAGTCATGATTAAGAACACAATGCATGGTTTGGATGAAAGGATAGAAGAGATGGACCtgaaatacaagaaaatagTTGGTAATCTTGCTGCAAATTTGGCTGCCACAACTCTGAAGGTTAAAACAAGATATTTCCATCGAATTGGTGTTAGTGGGAAGGGATTCTTGAAAATTTATGACAACATTAAAGGTTTGCCGAATCATAAGATCTTCTGTCCAGGAAAAAGCTACCCTGTCATTGTTCGACATAGCAATAGCTTAAGTGCTGATGATGACGCAAGGATCGATGCACGTGGTGCAGCAGTGAGAATTCTTTCAGATAAATCAGGTGGTCACTCCCCACTCCTTGACCTGACACTAAAAACAGGCAAGGCATTTTATGCCCGTACAATTGCTGATTTTGCAACATGGCTAGTTTGTGGGCTTGCTGCAAGGGAGGAGCATGTTAAGCGAGTCCCACATGTGCGTGATGCAGTCTGGACTTCCCTTCGTCGAGCTGACTCATATGCTGAACTGCATTACTACTCAAATATCTGCAGGCTCTTCCGGTTCACAGATGGACAGGAGATGTATGTGAAGTTCAAGCTGCGGCCTTATGATGAAACTATCAGTGAGGATTTTGGTAAGGTGGAGCCTATTGGAATTCTCCCACCTGAAACAGGTGCAATTCCTAGGGATGACAATGACACTCGCCCTTTGCTTTTTCTTGCTGAAGATTTCCAACGCCGTGTGAGTTCACCTAGTGGGGTTCATTACATTTTCCAACTGCAAGTCCGGCCAGTCCCACATGATGAGGCCACCCGTGACATTGCACTTGACTGCACCAAACCATGGGATGAGGCCGAGTTCCCATATATCAATCTTGGGGAGATTAGTATTGATCAAAATCTCTCCAAGGAAGAATCACAAGGATTGGAGTTTAATCCATTTATTCGATGCCACGAGGTTGATGTCATTAGGGCTTCATCATGCTCCCAGAGTGCTTCAATTGATCATGGTCGTTCGTTGGTATATGAGATTTGCCAGCAGTTGCGGAATGGGAAACCTCTTCCAGAGTCTTGGAGGATCTTTCTTGAACAATCTGACGTCAAAGTAGATCTTTCTGGTTGTCCAATGGCTGCAGCATTGGAGAAGAAAGACATAAAAACAGTGACTCTTGCCAGGACTTGGTACCAAACCTTGTGGGCTATTTTTGCTCAACCATTACTTCAAATAGTTCTGCCTTATTTCATGATGGGTTTAGTAATATTTACTCCTCTGAGCTGGgttatgaacttgaaggatgcCAAGAAACTCCCACTGCATTGGTTGCTTCCTTTCTTTTGGGTGTGTTCAGGCTTTCTGGCTGGATTAGCATGTGTTGTTGCAAAATGGGTTCTTGttggaaagaagaaagaaggtgAAACAATACTGATTTGGAGCACACGAGTCTTTATGGACACTATATGGCAGGCCTTTAGAACTTTAGCTGGGGACTATTTCATGGAAATGACGAGTGGTTCTATGTTGTTTGCACTGTGGATGAAGCTCATGGGTTCAGATATTGATTTGGACCAAGGGGCTTATGTGGATAGCATGGGAGCTTTGTTGAATCCTGAAATGATGGAGATTGAGAGGGGTGGATGTGTGGGAAGAGAAGCTCTACTATTTGGACACATATATGATGGTGAAGGAGGGAAAGTaatatttggaaaaataaagattgGAGAAGGTGGGTTTGTTGGAAGTAGAGCTGTGGCAATGCCTGGGGTGAGAGTGGAGGATGGGGGCAATCTCAGTGCTCTCTCCCTtgccatgaaggaagaaatTGTTAAGTCAAGGTGA
- the LOC133877433 gene encoding ETHYLENE INSENSITIVE 3-like 3 protein produces the protein MEHLMMVDDTLGDSSDLEIDDIRCENIAEKDVSDEEIEADDLERRMWKDRIKLRRIKEKQKLAAQRAAEKQKPKQTSDQARRKKMSRAQDGILKYMLKLMEVCKARGFVYGIIPEKGKPVSGASDNIRAWWKEKVKFDKNGPAAIAKYDAECLAKSEADNIRNGNSQSILQDLQDATLGSLLSSLMQHCDPPQRKYPLEKAVPPPWWPTGNEDWWVKLGLPHGQSPPYKKPHDLKKMWKVGVLTAVIKHMSPDIAKIRKHVRQSKCLQDKMTAKESAIWLGVLSREEALIRQPSSDNGTSGVTETRRGGHGENKQAAISSDSDYDVDGVDDGLGSVSSKDDRRNQLMDVEPLENLRTNTPVQDKDPGEKQPRRKRARVRSNPADQAPALSQNERLQVEPRISLSDVNHTDLELVGFQIHGDQQENGTIAALRPPEKDIDVQPQLPASEFNNFSALPSDNAISTQSMYVDGRPLLFPLVQNAGMHHGDASNLYNPPGEYGHTHDWQRSHNVMNEPHIRPEEAGVNVPALDRSANEIPGGDLHCFVADMFNNEQSRPVDSQFGPAIDSLSLDCGGLNSPFNLGIDGPSTLEDFWLDDDLIQCFGA, from the coding sequence ATGGAGCACCTTATGATGGTTGATGACACATTAGGCGACAGTTCGGATTTAGAAATTGACGACATAAGGTGTGAAAACATAGCAGAAAAAGATGTTAGTgatgaagagattgaagcagATGATTTGGAGAGGCGAATGTGGAAGGACCGTATCAAACTCAGAAGGATTAAGGAAAAACAGAAGCTTGCAGCGCAGCGAGCTGCAGAGAAGCAGAAGCCCAAGCAGACCTCTGATCAGGCTCGGAGGAAGAAAATGTCGAGAGCACAAGATGGGATTCTCAAGTATATGCTGAAGCTGATGGAAGTCTGCAAAGCTCGGGGATTTGTGTATGGGATCATTCCTGAGAAGGGCAAGCCAGTTAGTGGTGCTTCTGATAACATAAGGGCTTGGTGGAAAGAAAAGGTGAAGTTTGATAAGAATGGGCCAGCAGCTATAGCCAAGTATGACGCGGAGTGCCTTGCCAAGAGTGAGGCGGATAACATTCGAAATGGGAACTCTCAGAGCATTTTGCAAGACCTTCAAGATGCAACTCTTGGGTCACTTTTATCTTCTTTGATGCAACACTGTGACCCCCCTCAAAGGAAGTACCCACTAGAAAAGGCAGTTCCGCCACCTTGGTGGCCTACTGGGAATGAAGATTGGTGGGTAAAATTAGGGCTACCCCATGGTCAAAGTCCTCCTTATAAGAAACCACATGATTTGAAGAAGATGTGGAAAGTTGGAGTATTAACAGCTGTGATAAAGCATATGTCACCTGACATTGCAAAGATAAGGAAACATGTCCGCCAGTCAAAGTGCTTACAGGATAAGATGACAGCGAAGGAGAGTGCAATCTGGTTGGGGGTTTTAAGCAGAGAGGAAGCCCTAATTCGGCAGCCCAGTAGTGATAATGGGACATCTGGTGTAACTGAGACGCGACGAGGTGGCCATGGTGAAAATAAGCAAGCTGCGATTAGTAGTGACAGTGACTATGATGTAGATGGTGTTGACGATGGTCTCGGTTCTGTTTCGTCTAAAGATGATAGGAGAAATCAGCTGATGGATGTAGAACCTTTAGAAAATCTACGCACTAACACTCCTGTCCAGGATAAAGATCCAGGGGAAAAGCAACCGAGGAGAAAAAGAGCCCGTGTCAGATCAAACCCTGCTGATCAAGCGCCTGCACTGTCTCAGAATGAACGTCTACAGGTTGAGCCAAGAATCTCTCTGTCTGATGTAAACCACACTGATTTGGAGTTAGTTGGATTCCAGATCCATGGAGATCAACAGGAAAATGGTACAATTGCAGCTTTGAGGCCCCCGGAGAAAGATATTGATGTCCAACCCCAGCTACCTGCAtctgaatttaataatttctctGCTCTACCTTCTGACAATGCAATTTCTACTCAGAGTATGTATGTGGATGGAAGGCCTCTGCTTTTTCCGCTGGTGCAAAACGCTGGGATGCATCATGGAGATGCTAGCAACTTGTATAATCCGCCAGGGGAATATGGGCACACACATGACTGGCAGCGGTCTCATAACGTAATGAATGAACCTCACATTAGGCCAGAGGAAGCTGGAGTCAATGTCCCCGCACTGGATAGAAGTGCAAACGAGATTCCTGGAGGGGACTTGCACTGCTTTGTAGCAGACATGTTTAACAACGAGCAAAGTCGACCTGTTGATTCTCAGTTTGGCCCTGCAATTGATAGCCTGTCATTAGATTGTGGAGGATTGAACAGCCCCTTCAATCTTGGAATTGATGGCCCTAGTACATTGGAGGACTTTTGGCTGGATGATGATTTGATCCAATGCTTCGGCGCATAa